Proteins encoded within one genomic window of Phototrophicus methaneseepsis:
- a CDS encoding glycosyltransferase family 39 protein, producing the protein METEYGGRMQAITNDAAVNETTIDDAVLPTTARTTQVLISWEVVAYVVLFTIAFLLRIADLDVVPMTEVEARTSLQTLQIVAPHTPGVAAAPDSPMQFFLQGVIFSGMGASELSARLGSVLGGMLLVMLPLLFRSFLGRDRAFIVSLLFVASPVIFTITRQADAFIWTGVFALLLVWLVVKWSQEPERAAWPMAAAVAAAGLVLLSHPGGPLLAVILLVAAWGALWWTALNAPEERDEPGNVLFGQVKQHLAALPWQSMAGVAALFVVIVGSVLMLYPSGLGHIGNLLAAALSGLVRPATAGMPFGAGFTALLIYELGFVVLAAIAVAMMLLQRRVGYWHRFLILWTALAVLAGIFYRAATPAYAMWIVLPLAFLAADLVVDFFLNHPITVYWTEGLVETDESGQRFWWVKYVIGLLVFGVLIVISVHLKEIGRGMLSIPLGYTVGDAFSMLREPMMNDFRYSLMFFFITLLFIVISLLLVASIWGNRSMLQALGVGFFIFLIGTNLGGGWQTAVVHASNPAEYWYSMVTNPDAYLLRQTLYEVSERETQGEPLLDIVAARGGVLEEDGVVGWLLRDYPNTRYVGSSIEAARSGIILMPDTDVQMLNLGGDYVGQRFVIQQNSLAYTVPPLDWLAWIGQRRLRSDVANEQGVTLWLRQDVYNAIPQEDRQRIGLQ; encoded by the coding sequence ATGGAAACAGAGTATGGTGGCCGTATGCAGGCAATAACCAACGATGCAGCCGTAAACGAGACAACGATAGACGATGCCGTATTGCCCACAACGGCCCGTACGACGCAGGTCCTTATCTCCTGGGAAGTCGTGGCATACGTTGTGTTGTTCACAATCGCGTTTTTGTTGCGCATTGCGGATTTGGATGTGGTCCCGATGACGGAAGTTGAAGCGCGGACTTCGCTACAGACGCTGCAAATCGTCGCGCCGCATACGCCCGGCGTGGCGGCGGCACCAGATAGCCCGATGCAATTCTTCTTGCAGGGTGTGATCTTCTCAGGCATGGGGGCGTCGGAGCTTTCCGCACGGTTGGGGAGCGTGCTCGGCGGTATGCTGCTGGTGATGCTGCCGCTGCTTTTCAGGTCGTTCCTTGGTCGAGATCGTGCGTTTATCGTGTCGCTGTTGTTTGTGGCATCACCTGTGATATTCACTATCACGCGCCAAGCTGATGCATTCATCTGGACTGGCGTATTCGCTTTATTGCTCGTCTGGTTGGTGGTGAAATGGTCACAGGAGCCGGAGCGGGCTGCATGGCCCATGGCTGCGGCAGTCGCTGCTGCCGGGTTAGTCTTGCTCTCGCACCCCGGCGGCCCCTTGCTGGCGGTTATTCTCCTGGTTGCGGCATGGGGGGCGCTCTGGTGGACGGCCCTCAATGCGCCGGAAGAACGGGATGAACCCGGCAATGTCTTATTTGGGCAGGTGAAGCAGCACCTCGCTGCATTACCTTGGCAGTCTATGGCAGGTGTAGCAGCTCTGTTTGTCGTGATCGTCGGCAGTGTGTTGATGCTGTATCCTTCGGGCCTGGGACACATCGGTAACCTGTTGGCGGCTGCGTTATCAGGGCTGGTACGGCCTGCCACTGCCGGGATGCCATTTGGGGCTGGTTTTACCGCATTGCTGATTTATGAACTTGGCTTTGTGGTGCTGGCAGCGATTGCGGTGGCGATGATGCTTTTGCAGCGTCGTGTCGGTTACTGGCACCGCTTCCTGATTCTATGGACGGCTTTGGCTGTGCTGGCGGGTATTTTCTATCGGGCGGCGACCCCCGCCTATGCGATGTGGATTGTCCTGCCATTGGCGTTCCTGGCAGCGGATCTGGTCGTTGATTTTTTCCTCAACCATCCCATAACGGTCTATTGGACTGAGGGCCTTGTTGAGACAGATGAATCCGGCCAGCGCTTTTGGTGGGTTAAGTACGTCATTGGTTTGCTGGTATTTGGCGTATTAATCGTCATTTCGGTTCATCTGAAAGAGATCGGGCGTGGTATGTTGAGCATCCCGCTTGGCTATACGGTTGGCGATGCATTCTCGATGCTGCGCGAACCGATGATGAATGATTTTCGCTATAGTTTGATGTTCTTCTTTATCACCTTGTTATTTATTGTGATTAGCCTGTTGCTTGTCGCCAGCATCTGGGGCAATCGCTCCATGCTGCAAGCCTTGGGCGTGGGGTTCTTCATCTTCTTGATTGGGACAAACCTGGGTGGTGGCTGGCAAACAGCCGTCGTTCATGCGTCGAACCCAGCAGAATACTGGTACAGCATGGTCACAAACCCGGATGCTTATCTGCTGCGACAAACGCTTTATGAAGTCTCAGAGCGAGAGACGCAGGGCGAGCCGCTGCTGGATATCGTCGCGGCGCGTGGTGGTGTGCTGGAAGAAGATGGGGTTGTTGGGTGGCTGCTGCGTGATTATCCCAATACGCGTTATGTCGGCTCCAGTATAGAGGCAGCGCGCAGCGGTATTATCCTGATGCCAGATACCGATGTGCAGATGCTCAATTTGGGCGGGGATTATGTGGGGCAGCGTTTTGTGATCCAACAAAATAGTCTGGCTTATACCGTCCCACCGTTGGATTGGCTGGCATGGATCGGGCAGCGTCGCTTAAGGTCTGATGTGGCTAACGAGCAGGGCGTTACGCTATGGCTGCGTCAGGATGTTTATAATGCGATCCCGCAAGAGGACCGACAGCGCATCGGGTTGCAGTAA
- a CDS encoding DUF2298 domain-containing protein: MELVLNWISREGSIFLTWWLLVSIAGWTVMPLAWRLLGGLPDRGYTLSKALGLMLIGFTYWLLVSLGLLGNGVGGVIAAWLIVLVVAVVGLWLLPGRVPSWREYWQENRTVMLTTEVIFFVLFFTWFLYRAYIPDTYSTEKPMELMFISSIMRSDTFPPNDAWLAGYSISYYYFGYVIAAMLSMVSGVSSGIGFSAMISMLFGLVGTTAFGLGYNLVRARTMWSDEDCSPAEKHLSQARYKPLAAGFLALFCVLLMSNLEMPLVEVPYETRLATEDYLNFWGQPRTSFDNLAGYTSDPNATLSLTPTNWSYWWWFGAARVLGDYDLAGNQVGEPITEFPAFSFILGDTHPHVLSLPFVIMTLGLALNLLLTWRSPNRYQVVLYGLVIGGLIFMNTWDGPIYLAALVGTDALRRLMRQRGRLHLSDWLALILFGVELLAIAVVAYLPFLIAFRSQAAGFLPNLINPAYLPRLFLVIGPPLILAGSLVLVEAWRGRRRMNWSLGLTVGLGLLAIMVIFMLMLTLLSSFNPMLYGRVQGFVDQYGGWAGVLPLFLERRLTHGVTSLILLAFIVLIVARLFPRQRTADEVVSGAEAPIVTYSPSAGFALLLVGIGVTLLFIPDFVFLRDAFWSRSNTTFKFYYQAWVTLGLAGSYGTYTILADGKLRLPALPLRLVYGAVLALLIVMGSLYIIAASHYRAVIERGSPSYLSVDGGSLGLSNDIVQSVQCLAELVGPDDDVIVAEAARDTYNPSYGRVGTMTGIPNLLGWPGHESQWRGATYGETAGSRQGDLQQLYSATAWNVAQQIIDKYGIDYVVIGSTERNTYEPRENSVVPLQEDMFAANSTLVCSYGNEHIYRVRPNTAD, from the coding sequence ATGGAGCTTGTGCTGAACTGGATTTCACGAGAAGGTAGCATCTTCCTGACATGGTGGCTACTCGTCAGCATCGCGGGCTGGACGGTAATGCCCCTGGCGTGGCGCTTACTGGGTGGCTTGCCAGATCGTGGCTATACGCTCTCTAAAGCATTGGGCCTGATGCTCATCGGCTTTACGTACTGGCTCCTCGTCAGCCTGGGGCTGCTGGGGAATGGTGTTGGTGGCGTCATCGCCGCCTGGCTGATTGTCCTGGTGGTCGCGGTCGTTGGATTGTGGCTTTTGCCGGGGCGTGTGCCTTCCTGGCGCGAGTATTGGCAGGAAAATCGTACGGTGATGCTTACCACAGAAGTCATCTTCTTCGTGTTGTTCTTCACGTGGTTTTTGTATCGTGCCTACATCCCCGATACCTATTCCACCGAAAAGCCCATGGAGCTGATGTTCATCAGCAGCATCATGCGTAGTGATACCTTCCCGCCAAACGATGCATGGCTGGCTGGTTATTCGATCAGTTATTACTACTTTGGCTATGTGATTGCGGCCATGCTTTCGATGGTCAGCGGTGTGAGCAGCGGCATCGGCTTTAGCGCTATGATTTCGATGTTGTTTGGCCTCGTCGGGACGACAGCTTTTGGCCTGGGCTATAATTTGGTCCGTGCCCGGACGATGTGGTCCGATGAAGACTGCTCCCCGGCGGAAAAACACCTATCGCAGGCGCGTTACAAACCCCTTGCAGCGGGATTCCTGGCGTTGTTCTGTGTGCTCTTGATGAGCAATCTTGAAATGCCCCTGGTCGAAGTGCCTTATGAGACGCGTCTGGCGACGGAAGATTATCTCAACTTCTGGGGCCAACCGCGTACATCTTTTGATAACCTGGCTGGCTATACATCTGACCCAAATGCGACGCTATCTCTGACGCCAACGAACTGGAGCTATTGGTGGTGGTTTGGTGCGGCGCGCGTCCTTGGGGATTATGATCTGGCAGGCAATCAGGTTGGTGAGCCAATTACGGAATTCCCCGCCTTTAGCTTTATTCTGGGGGATACACATCCACACGTTTTGTCGCTGCCCTTCGTGATTATGACATTGGGCCTGGCGCTGAATTTATTGCTCACGTGGCGCTCGCCGAATCGCTACCAGGTGGTGCTGTATGGCCTTGTTATTGGTGGTCTCATCTTTATGAACACCTGGGATGGGCCAATCTATCTGGCGGCGCTTGTTGGCACGGATGCACTGCGGCGGCTGATGCGTCAGCGGGGCAGGTTGCATTTATCGGATTGGCTGGCGCTGATCCTGTTCGGTGTGGAACTGCTGGCGATTGCTGTGGTTGCATATTTGCCATTCTTGATTGCGTTCCGGTCACAGGCGGCAGGCTTTTTGCCCAATCTCATCAACCCGGCTTATCTTCCGCGTTTATTCCTGGTCATTGGTCCGCCGTTGATCCTGGCGGGTTCGCTCGTTCTGGTAGAAGCATGGCGTGGCCGGCGTCGTATGAACTGGAGCCTGGGGCTGACCGTTGGCCTGGGCTTGCTGGCGATAATGGTCATCTTCATGCTGATGTTGACCTTGCTTAGCTCGTTTAACCCAATGCTATATGGTCGTGTACAGGGCTTCGTCGATCAATATGGCGGATGGGCAGGTGTTTTGCCCCTATTCTTAGAGCGGCGGTTGACACATGGCGTCACCAGCCTGATTTTGCTGGCTTTCATCGTCCTGATCGTGGCTCGCTTGTTCCCACGTCAGCGCACTGCTGACGAAGTTGTCTCCGGGGCAGAAGCGCCCATCGTGACCTATTCGCCTTCGGCTGGTTTTGCCTTGCTTCTCGTCGGGATCGGCGTAACACTCTTGTTCATTCCTGATTTCGTCTTCCTGAGAGATGCGTTCTGGTCACGGAGTAATACCACGTTCAAATTTTACTATCAAGCCTGGGTGACGTTGGGATTGGCAGGCTCTTATGGGACCTATACGATCCTGGCTGATGGCAAGCTGCGATTACCTGCATTGCCGTTACGGCTTGTGTATGGGGCTGTTCTGGCGCTGCTGATTGTGATGGGTTCGTTGTACATCATTGCGGCGTCTCATTATCGTGCCGTGATCGAACGTGGTTCGCCATCCTATCTCTCTGTTGATGGGGGTAGTTTGGGCCTGAGCAACGATATTGTGCAATCTGTGCAATGCCTTGCGGAGCTTGTGGGTCCTGATGATGATGTGATCGTCGCAGAAGCAGCCAGGGATACTTACAATCCGTCTTATGGCCGCGTGGGCACTATGACGGGTATCCCGAATTTGCTCGGCTGGCCTGGTCACGAAAGTCAGTGGCGTGGTGCGACCTATGGCGAAACAGCGGGGTCACGTCAGGGCGACCTACAGCAGCTCTATTCTGCCACGGCATGGAATGTGGCTCAGCAAATCATCGACAAATACGGGATTGATTACGTGGTGATTGGCTCGACAGAGCGCAATACGTATGAGCCGCGAGAGAATAGCGTTGTACCGTTACAAGAGGATATGTTCGCAGCAAATAGCACGCTTGTCTGCTCTTATGGTAACGAACACATTTACCGTGTAAGGCCAAATACAGCAGATTAA
- a CDS encoding DUF2298 domain-containing protein, translated as MSHLRIDTERPIDTVVAPRPKRNRQRLIIWPLMVLVILMGGYFRFVGQNWDDFSAMHPDERFLTTYLLPLIGGRTEFTDDAHTPTQVLLTSFSDMTYTDRNTLAADASVPIGVQNNTLAEDVAGWIFGADRVRTYDTVGDMVNATTSGELGGFVIGEAEGNVFTAQGQVRQIDSFSSIEVQQLRCLERYPDTQGIGNYFDTQCSPYNPHNAGNGYYAYGTLPVLMSHVASVIVQQQDAAGSPIFDFQGGTLVWRFLSAFFDVGSIIVIYFIGSRLHNRWVGLFAAILYAAAPLAIEKSHYGTVNAITAFFVILGIWAAVGVQQRGRYFYYAVFGIALGASVASRINTVPLAGVVVLAAMVQMVPFLDRNLAWEERQRVVIQAMTGLILAAVVSLITFRVANPYTFMGPSFLGIGLNTRWFQDLASSSEGVSGRVDSAPNWQWVGRASYFYPMKDMLLWGMGIAMGVMAWFAWAWSGFRLLRGRVGALRNFLPFVWMLVYFGWIGNLWVMTMRYFLPIYGTAALLAGWAIYEFWRLAHERDLPLLRGLMLFLGGIFALVPGYYLVSATPQTATTLTAGGFALILVVMALLPGLSRSRATVLGVFVLGFTVLWGAMFTNIYRHQLTRVQASYWSWENIPGDFAMEIDDAPEGTPLINIGFYNSRPESISSPEDLAAAATVLRPGAPLFAEFVAPASGTVSRIYSPHIGDAQDNDQNETLQITVAVSRPGETTALAFLTMTQNFTRDEHILGSPYTFELDHPFEVVEGWTYSFKAESLSGDIMTAGAVVANEWPWDDRLTAIKVCRLPYDITLADDPPPGLIGYYECNGKQTADALVQSLDMDISFPIDDANKRDAFISALEVSDYIGITSNRFYDTVTRNRIRWPMTSRYYEALFSGELGFDLVEVRQEAYELGPLSVADEHLPIYSSPQWLNELEADEAFHVYDHPVVFIFKKSDDYDQAVAAQILNDVSVIRPDSSEAVGGEIGSRVPNVAYWTSLEADKATTALMQSPENEAINEAGATWSEHFDSDGGLATNDNIAVIAWWLVMMIFGFVTWPLLFVAFPRMADRGYGFAKLMGLLIIAWVAWVLGTLHVTAWSQLGIFVLLIALALFSLAVARRHLSDIQAYVRAHWQRLLWMELLTIALFLIFIGVRMTNPDLWHYIKGGEKPMDFAYFNAVLRSTVFPPYDPWFSGGYINYYYFGYVVVGSPVLLLKMVPSFAYNLIVPTLFALTGIGAFSVAFNIVAAMTDRRYGAQEPIAPPRGSAWLAGVAAIVLCLGVGNLDTVRVLVNGVATMGGYQQYTSIEEYYRDQYLEQYGTYNNTSGTLSLPAERETELTSRLGSAFIWDRLSYEWNNFTSLVSGITRGLNQLAQGRTLLINSDRWYWGPTRVLTEAPVTSGGAITEMPYFTFVYGDLHAHMISMPVIMFAMLFVFNEVWAAGRGERSAFARGLAICMGALAVGLMAAINTWDWPSFMVLSTVGLGYAWWLRNRRLNRRSVLDMLWTIGGFLVISRVVALPHTSWYAAVYQSIEPYAGRRTPLWAYFDIHGLFLFLIVSLLIWETARWFREVPMHSLRGKGNWVSAGAMVAGIGTVIAIAMAMMGYQVALIVIPLILWIAALFFRPGQSRAMQYVLVLIGFSLALTLAVEIVVLTGDIGRQNTVFKFYMQVWLMFSVAGGVAFAWLFAGSDFWRNRLRFVWYIPLMLLFVIAAMYPITATRARSVDRYAPSSGLYHLVLPEETMESIAAYYYLTPSWLRELNGMVADGEPIAGQTLTIIPESDIDTAPLTLQGLNYMTYAVHHPYKAESPALISLSTDYNIIRWMQENVVGAPTLIEGRNPASEYTWTSRISINTGLPSVLGWNFHQRQQRTFNPLPLMVQYREGNVNYFYNTTDIAGAVNILRAYDVTYIILAGYERAYYDAAGLDKFALMEEMGLIHIAYTDGNGFVYEVDKDVVDNFALAQNTLLNVLSLPDSELLGLVAIQQQYMAENMQAILDEVGLTEDELLDQAIDVLRQYDAKYLIISRYDTWLNDPQVIYFLDALIERGILVEEARLGELYPSDVQLAEENGLEPIKTAVYRVNLAGNMNLTDETSVESSE; from the coding sequence ATGTCGCATCTACGAATTGATACAGAACGACCTATAGACACTGTGGTAGCCCCGCGCCCCAAGCGCAATCGCCAGCGACTGATTATCTGGCCGTTGATGGTGCTCGTTATCTTGATGGGGGGATACTTCCGCTTTGTGGGGCAGAACTGGGATGATTTCTCAGCCATGCACCCGGACGAGCGCTTCCTAACAACCTATCTCCTACCGCTGATCGGTGGGCGTACTGAATTCACGGATGATGCCCATACGCCGACGCAGGTCTTGCTGACGAGCTTTAGCGATATGACCTACACGGACCGCAACACACTGGCCGCGGATGCTTCTGTGCCTATTGGTGTGCAGAATAATACGCTTGCGGAAGACGTTGCCGGTTGGATCTTTGGTGCGGATCGCGTGCGGACCTATGATACTGTCGGCGATATGGTCAATGCGACGACATCGGGCGAATTGGGCGGGTTCGTCATTGGGGAAGCGGAAGGGAACGTCTTTACTGCCCAGGGGCAGGTGCGGCAGATTGATAGCTTTAGCTCTATAGAAGTGCAGCAATTACGCTGCCTGGAGCGTTACCCTGACACACAGGGTATTGGCAACTACTTCGATACGCAGTGCTCACCATATAATCCTCATAATGCCGGCAATGGCTATTACGCTTATGGGACGCTGCCTGTCCTGATGTCCCATGTGGCGAGCGTCATCGTGCAGCAGCAGGATGCAGCAGGTTCGCCAATTTTCGATTTCCAGGGTGGGACGTTGGTTTGGCGCTTCTTATCTGCCTTCTTTGATGTGGGCAGCATCATCGTCATTTATTTCATTGGGTCACGCTTGCATAACCGGTGGGTGGGCCTGTTCGCAGCGATCTTATATGCAGCGGCTCCACTTGCCATTGAAAAGTCGCATTATGGCACGGTCAACGCCATTACGGCTTTCTTTGTGATCCTCGGCATCTGGGCAGCGGTCGGTGTGCAGCAGCGAGGCCGTTACTTTTATTACGCGGTCTTTGGCATTGCGCTGGGTGCTTCTGTTGCCAGCCGAATTAACACGGTCCCGTTAGCTGGTGTGGTCGTTCTGGCTGCTATGGTCCAGATGGTACCATTTCTGGATCGCAATCTGGCTTGGGAAGAACGCCAGCGCGTTGTCATTCAGGCGATGACAGGGCTGATACTCGCAGCGGTCGTTTCTCTGATCACATTCCGAGTGGCGAATCCCTATACGTTTATGGGGCCGTCTTTTTTAGGCATTGGCCTGAATACGCGCTGGTTTCAGGACCTTGCGTCATCGAGCGAAGGCGTTAGCGGACGTGTTGATTCTGCGCCCAACTGGCAGTGGGTCGGACGTGCTTCTTACTTCTATCCGATGAAGGACATGCTGCTGTGGGGCATGGGCATCGCCATGGGGGTGATGGCTTGGTTTGCGTGGGCATGGTCGGGGTTCCGGTTGCTGCGGGGCCGCGTTGGTGCTTTACGCAATTTTCTGCCGTTTGTGTGGATGCTTGTCTATTTTGGCTGGATTGGCAATCTGTGGGTCATGACCATGCGCTACTTCCTGCCGATCTACGGCACTGCGGCGCTCTTAGCAGGGTGGGCGATTTATGAATTCTGGCGCTTAGCACATGAGCGCGATTTACCGCTGCTGCGCGGTTTGATGCTCTTCCTGGGCGGTATCTTCGCTCTTGTGCCGGGCTACTATCTCGTCTCGGCCACACCCCAGACAGCCACCACGCTGACGGCGGGTGGCTTTGCCCTCATCTTGGTCGTTATGGCTTTGCTGCCAGGCTTATCTCGCTCGCGTGCGACAGTGCTTGGTGTTTTCGTACTTGGTTTCACCGTCTTATGGGGGGCCATGTTCACGAATATCTACCGCCATCAACTGACGCGCGTTCAGGCGAGTTATTGGTCGTGGGAGAACATCCCTGGCGACTTTGCCATGGAAATCGATGATGCGCCGGAAGGCACGCCGCTCATCAATATTGGCTTTTATAATTCGCGGCCAGAATCTATCTCGTCACCGGAAGACCTGGCCGCAGCAGCGACTGTACTACGCCCAGGGGCACCGCTCTTTGCGGAATTTGTCGCGCCTGCGAGCGGCACGGTCAGCCGGATTTACAGCCCGCACATTGGGGATGCCCAAGATAACGACCAGAACGAGACGTTGCAAATTACCGTCGCTGTCTCTCGTCCAGGTGAGACGACAGCGCTGGCATTCCTGACGATGACACAGAACTTTACTCGGGATGAGCATATCCTGGGTAGCCCTTATACTTTTGAACTGGACCATCCTTTCGAAGTTGTCGAAGGCTGGACATATTCATTCAAAGCGGAGTCGCTCTCCGGTGACATTATGACAGCGGGTGCTGTGGTTGCTAATGAGTGGCCCTGGGATGATCGTCTGACGGCGATTAAAGTGTGCAGACTGCCTTATGACATCACACTTGCGGATGATCCGCCTCCGGGTTTGATAGGCTATTACGAGTGTAATGGTAAACAAACCGCAGATGCTTTGGTGCAGTCACTCGATATGGATATTTCCTTCCCGATTGATGATGCCAATAAGCGTGATGCCTTCATCAGTGCGCTAGAAGTGTCGGATTATATCGGCATTACCAGCAACCGTTTCTATGATACGGTCACACGGAATCGTATTCGCTGGCCAATGACCTCGCGCTACTACGAAGCGCTTTTCAGTGGTGAATTGGGCTTTGACCTGGTGGAAGTACGCCAGGAAGCCTATGAATTGGGGCCATTGAGCGTCGCTGATGAACATCTGCCCATTTATAGCTCGCCACAGTGGCTCAACGAACTGGAAGCGGATGAAGCTTTCCACGTATACGACCACCCCGTGGTTTTCATATTTAAGAAAAGCGATGATTACGATCAGGCCGTTGCAGCGCAGATCCTCAACGATGTGTCTGTCATCCGGCCAGATTCATCGGAAGCTGTTGGGGGTGAAATTGGCTCGCGGGTGCCTAATGTAGCTTATTGGACCTCGCTCGAAGCCGACAAGGCCACGACAGCCCTCATGCAGTCGCCGGAGAATGAGGCCATTAATGAAGCTGGTGCCACGTGGTCGGAACATTTCGACAGTGATGGCGGGCTAGCGACCAACGATAACATCGCTGTTATCGCATGGTGGCTTGTGATGATGATCTTCGGGTTTGTGACTTGGCCGCTCTTGTTTGTGGCTTTCCCCAGGATGGCAGACCGGGGTTATGGATTTGCCAAATTGATGGGATTGTTGATCATCGCATGGGTGGCGTGGGTATTGGGAACGCTGCATGTTACAGCATGGTCACAGCTCGGCATCTTCGTGCTGCTCATCGCGTTAGCGCTATTTAGCTTAGCTGTTGCGCGGCGCCACCTGAGCGATATACAAGCTTATGTGCGTGCCCATTGGCAGCGCTTGCTATGGATGGAACTGCTGACAATTGCGCTGTTCTTGATCTTCATCGGCGTGCGTATGACCAACCCGGACCTGTGGCATTACATCAAAGGCGGCGAAAAGCCGATGGACTTCGCCTACTTCAACGCGGTACTGCGCTCGACGGTCTTCCCGCCATATGACCCCTGGTTCTCAGGTGGCTACATCAATTATTACTACTTTGGCTATGTGGTCGTTGGCTCGCCTGTATTGCTGCTGAAGATGGTGCCTTCCTTTGCCTATAACCTCATCGTGCCGACGTTGTTTGCGCTGACGGGCATTGGTGCGTTTTCCGTCGCATTCAATATTGTGGCGGCGATGACAGACCGTCGGTATGGTGCCCAGGAGCCTATCGCACCACCACGCGGCAGCGCATGGTTGGCGGGCGTTGCGGCTATTGTGTTATGCCTTGGTGTTGGCAATCTGGATACGGTGCGCGTGCTGGTCAATGGCGTTGCGACGATGGGCGGCTATCAACAGTACACCAGCATTGAAGAATACTATCGAGATCAATATCTTGAGCAGTATGGAACATACAATAACACGAGCGGGACGCTTTCCTTACCTGCTGAACGCGAGACGGAACTGACATCCCGTTTAGGAAGTGCTTTCATCTGGGATCGCCTCTCTTATGAGTGGAATAACTTTACCTCGCTCGTGAGTGGCATAACACGCGGCCTGAACCAGCTTGCGCAGGGTAGGACGCTGCTTATCAACAGCGATCGCTGGTATTGGGGGCCGACGCGCGTCCTTACTGAAGCCCCGGTCACATCAGGTGGCGCTATTACGGAAATGCCGTATTTCACCTTCGTTTATGGCGATTTACACGCTCATATGATCAGTATGCCTGTCATCATGTTTGCGATGTTGTTCGTCTTCAATGAGGTATGGGCGGCGGGACGTGGTGAGCGCAGCGCTTTCGCACGGGGTTTGGCAATCTGCATGGGGGCGTTAGCGGTTGGCCTGATGGCAGCTATCAATACCTGGGATTGGCCGTCGTTCATGGTGCTCAGTACGGTCGGGTTAGGCTATGCTTGGTGGCTGCGAAACCGCAGGCTTAATCGACGATCTGTGCTGGATATGCTGTGGACGATTGGTGGCTTCCTGGTGATTTCGCGCGTGGTAGCGCTGCCCCACACGAGCTGGTATGCGGCAGTGTATCAGAGTATAGAGCCATACGCTGGCCGTCGTACACCGCTGTGGGCTTACTTTGATATTCATGGCTTGTTCTTATTCCTGATCGTCTCCTTGTTGATCTGGGAGACAGCTCGATGGTTCCGCGAAGTGCCAATGCATTCCCTGCGCGGCAAGGGGAATTGGGTGAGTGCGGGGGCGATGGTCGCGGGTATTGGCACCGTCATTGCAATTGCCATGGCTATGATGGGTTATCAGGTTGCCCTGATTGTCATTCCACTCATCTTATGGATTGCGGCGCTCTTCTTCCGCCCAGGCCAGAGCCGTGCTATGCAGTATGTGCTGGTGCTGATTGGCTTCTCGCTGGCGCTGACGCTCGCCGTTGAGATTGTCGTCCTCACGGGTGATATTGGCCGCCAGAATACGGTGTTTAAGTTCTACATGCAGGTCTGGTTGATGTTCAGCGTGGCGGGTGGTGTTGCCTTTGCTTGGTTGTTCGCGGGCAGCGATTTCTGGCGGAATCGTCTGCGGTTTGTCTGGTATATTCCGCTGATGTTATTGTTCGTCATCGCCGCCATGTATCCTATTACGGCAACGCGTGCCCGTTCTGTAGATCGCTATGCGCCATCCAGTGGCTTGTATCATCTGGTGCTGCCAGAAGAGACGATGGAGAGCATCGCCGCGTATTATTACCTGACCCCATCATGGCTGCGTGAGCTTAACGGTATGGTTGCTGATGGTGAGCCTATCGCCGGGCAAACCTTGACGATTATCCCCGAATCCGATATTGATACAGCCCCGTTGACACTCCAGGGCTTGAACTATATGACCTATGCGGTACACCATCCCTACAAAGCGGAGAGCCCGGCGCTCATCAGTTTATCCACGGATTACAACATCATTCGTTGGATGCAGGAGAACGTTGTAGGGGCACCGACCCTTATCGAAGGGCGTAACCCTGCCAGTGAATACACCTGGACGAGCCGGATTTCGATCAATACAGGTTTGCCCAGTGTACTGGGGTGGAACTTCCACCAGCGCCAGCAGCGCACCTTTAATCCGCTGCCGCTGATGGTCCAGTACCGCGAGGGGAATGTCAATTACTTCTACAATACGACAGATATTGCGGGAGCGGTCAATATTTTGCGCGCCTATGATGTGACCTATATCATCCTCGCTGGCTACGAGCGCGCTTACTATGATGCCGCCGGGTTGGATAAATTCGCCCTGATGGAAGAGATGGGCCTGATTCATATCGCCTATACCGATGGCAATGGGTTCGTCTATGAAGTGGATAAAGATGTTGTGGACAATTTTGCACTGGCGCAGAATACACTCTTGAATGTGCTCAGTCTGCCAGATTCCGAATTACTTGGATTGGTAGCAATCCAGCAGCAGTATATGGCTGAAAATATGCAGGCGATCCTGGATGAAGTTGGCCTGACTGAGGACGAATTGCTGGACCAGGCGATAGATGTATTGCGCCAGTACGATGCAAAATACCTCATCATCTCTCGATACGATACATGGTTGAACGACCCACAGGTGATTTATTTCCTCGATGCGCTCATTGAGCGCGGCATCCTGGTAGAAGAAGCACGCCTGGGCGAGCTATATCCTTCTGATGTGCAACTGGCGGAAGAGAATGGCCTCGAGCCAATAAAGACAGCCGTGTATCGTGTCAATCTTGCGGGTAATATGAACCTGACGGATGAGACATCCGTTGAATCGTCTGAATAG